The genomic DNA CAGTAAGTCACGACCATGCTCGAAACAGTCTCCATCATTCTCATCGTGCTCGCCGCAGCATTCCTTCAGGGACTGACCGGATTCGGATTCGGACTCATTGCCCTTCCTCTGCTGGGATTCTTTCTGAGCATCAAGACCAGCGTTCCGCTCATGGTCCTGCTCGCTTTGATCATAAGTCTCTACCTGACCATCCGTTTACGCAAATGCATCAATCTCAAATGCACTTTCACACTACTGGCCGCCAGCAATTGTCTATGCTGCCCTTCAACCATGGACCAAGAACGAGGCCAAGGCCACGCTGGCGTGCTTCTTCGCCTTGTCCGGTCTAGTCATCATCCTCTCCCAGG from Pseudodesulfovibrio thermohalotolerans includes the following:
- a CDS encoding sulfite exporter TauE/SafE family protein, whose translation is MLETVSIILIVLAAAFLQGLTGFGFGLIALPLLGFFLSIKTSVPLMVLLALIISLYLTIRLRKCINLKCTFTLLAASNCLCCPSTMDQERGQGHAGVLLRLVRSSHHPLPGPFRNDYRRSAASVRP